From a region of the uncultured Desulfatiglans sp. genome:
- a CDS encoding NifU-like protein gives METLKEKVQKALEKVRPSLQADGGDVQLVDVTEDGVVKVKLMGACGGCPMSQMTLKMGIEKILRHNVPEVKRVEQA, from the coding sequence ATGGAGACGCTCAAGGAGAAGGTTCAAAAGGCCCTGGAGAAGGTTCGCCCGTCGCTTCAGGCCGACGGCGGAGATGTCCAACTGGTGGATGTCACTGAGGACGGAGTCGTGAAGGTGAAGTTGATGGGCGCCTGCGGCGGGTGCCCCATGTCCCAGATGACGCTCAAGATGGGGATTGAAAAGATCCTCAGGCACAACGTGCCCGAGGTGAAGCGGGTCGAGCAGGCCTGA
- a CDS encoding hypothetical protein (Evidence 5 : Unknown function), whose product MANLGVNLHVCLCGDLQVASAQTLDFLDIGQTGTRPAGVGLSTRSV is encoded by the coding sequence TTGGCCAATCTCGGCGTCAATCTGCACGTTTGCTTGTGCGGCGACCTGCAGGTCGCCTCTGCGCAAACGCTTGATTTCCTTGATATTGGCCAAACCGGCACCCGCCCCGCAGGGGTGGGACTGAGCACGCGCAGCGTGTAA
- the hbd gene encoding 3-hydroxybutyryl-CoA dehydrogenase, translating into MEIKKIGVIGAGTMGNGIAQTAALIGCDVVLRDVQDSFVERGMKNIEKFLSKSVDKGKMQAAEKDAVLGRIKGTTDMKQLKDVDFVVEAVIEDLDLKKSVFKELDELCRPETILASNTSSMSLTEIAAATKRPDRVCGMHFFNPVPLMKLVEVIRGFATSDETVAVTTALAKKMGKITVEVKKDSPGFIVNRIMIPHMLEAIKIVEEGIASIPDVDIAVKNGLNYPMGPFELMDLTGIDIAYFVTEYFYKELNKESKWVSPNLLKTMIRAGKLGRKTGAGWYDYSQK; encoded by the coding sequence ATGGAGATCAAAAAAATCGGCGTGATTGGAGCCGGAACGATGGGCAACGGCATTGCACAGACCGCGGCATTGATCGGCTGCGATGTGGTTCTGCGCGATGTCCAGGATTCTTTTGTCGAGCGCGGCATGAAAAATATCGAGAAGTTCCTGAGCAAAAGCGTCGACAAGGGCAAGATGCAGGCCGCTGAAAAGGACGCCGTGCTGGGCCGCATCAAGGGCACCACCGATATGAAGCAGCTCAAGGACGTGGACTTCGTCGTCGAGGCGGTGATCGAGGACCTGGACCTCAAGAAGAGCGTTTTCAAGGAACTGGACGAACTGTGCCGGCCGGAGACGATCCTGGCCTCGAATACCTCCTCGATGTCCCTCACTGAGATCGCCGCGGCGACCAAGCGGCCTGACAGGGTCTGCGGCATGCACTTCTTCAACCCCGTTCCGCTGATGAAACTCGTGGAAGTCATCCGCGGTTTTGCGACCAGCGACGAGACCGTGGCCGTTACCACCGCCCTCGCCAAGAAGATGGGTAAGATCACGGTCGAGGTCAAGAAGGATTCCCCCGGCTTCATCGTCAACAGGATCATGATTCCTCACATGCTGGAAGCGATCAAGATCGTCGAAGAGGGGATCGCCAGCATCCCCGACGTAGATATCGCCGTGAAAAACGGATTGAACTACCCCATGGGTCCGTTCGAACTGATGGACCTGACCGGGATCGACATCGCTTACTTCGTGACGGAGTATTTCTACAAGGAACTGAACAAGGAATCGAAATGGGTCTCGCCGAACCTGCTCAAGACCATGATCAGGGCCGGCAAGCTTGGAAGAAAGACCGGCGCGGGCTGGTACGACTACAGCCAGAAGTAA
- a CDS encoding Diguanylate cyclase (GGDEF) domain protein, giving the protein MEKQVDLANERFLLIDDNPQFLQVLQEAISRWGYRVDRCSKPVEALKVIEEGLHTFLICDLRMPHVDGLELIREARKLQPQILCFAITGYEEYAFIDAIHAGATDFLRKPFELAELKAKIMRAILERDRALELLKLSITDVLTGLFNRRQFFAVLDQEIVRASRQQWPLSLILLDLEAFKQFNDKHGHAAGDRLLEKVGATLQGCIRQDVDSAYRYGGDEFAVIMVDADSQVALRVGHRIAESIKERCGVSAALGFAELAEGMNAEALIALAERRLYQAKGITLRPEMERSHP; this is encoded by the coding sequence ATGGAAAAACAAGTTGATCTCGCAAACGAGCGCTTTCTTCTTATCGATGACAATCCACAATTCCTGCAAGTACTGCAGGAAGCCATTTCCCGCTGGGGGTACAGGGTGGATAGGTGCTCGAAACCGGTTGAAGCGCTGAAAGTGATCGAAGAGGGATTGCACACCTTTCTTATCTGCGATCTTCGTATGCCACATGTCGATGGTCTGGAATTGATCCGCGAGGCGCGCAAGCTTCAACCCCAAATTTTGTGCTTTGCCATTACGGGTTACGAAGAATATGCCTTTATCGATGCGATACATGCGGGTGCTACAGATTTCCTTCGCAAACCCTTCGAACTGGCGGAGCTCAAGGCAAAGATCATGAGGGCTATCCTCGAGCGGGACCGCGCGCTCGAACTGTTGAAGCTCTCGATCACGGATGTTCTGACAGGGCTTTTCAACAGGAGGCAGTTCTTTGCGGTTCTCGATCAGGAGATCGTACGCGCCTCCAGACAGCAATGGCCGCTTTCCCTCATTCTTCTCGATCTCGAGGCATTCAAACAGTTCAACGACAAACACGGGCACGCGGCGGGGGATCGTTTGCTCGAAAAGGTAGGGGCTACCCTGCAAGGCTGCATCCGCCAGGACGTCGACTCGGCTTACCGCTACGGCGGGGATGAATTCGCTGTCATCATGGTCGATGCAGATTCCCAGGTTGCCTTGCGGGTCGGGCACCGCATCGCCGAGAGCATAAAGGAGCGGTGCGGCGTGAGTGCAGCTTTGGGATTTGCCGAACTGGCCGAGGGGATGAATGCGGAAGCCCTCATTGCTTTGGCGGAGAGGCGTCTTTACCAGGCGAAAGGGATTACGTTGCGCCCTGAGATGGAACGGAGTCACCCGTGA
- a CDS encoding hypothetical protein (Evidence 5 : Unknown function): MTPFHLRAQRNPFRLVKTPLRQSNEGFRIHPLGQFGKSQSCTHAAPLLYALGDAVPDPQGNLGICIDHDDSEFIPAVAVSRVDVLADAALQGSPYLFEQTIPRRVPVFVVELFECLEIEKNEGKRPLLSGGAYDLLIENRKELPPVEKPCQNIRDRELQQFERAVPLEDSPHDLCLELRQFEGFAKEICSTRMYRIDKGIFFVTRNGKAQNLGLKLARLADQFQTIDMWHTKIADKKGVQSLFDHFQRFNRFRAPIHPVPPAGNGFLQYLQELWIVIDKKKALVCEINLFFHAIRHAIRFAFSTERCMSQHGPS; encoded by the coding sequence GTGACTCCGTTCCATCTCAGGGCGCAACGTAATCCCTTTCGCCTGGTAAAGACGCCTCTCCGCCAAAGCAATGAGGGCTTCCGCATTCATCCCCTCGGCCAGTTCGGCAAATCCCAAAGCTGCACTCACGCCGCACCGCTCCTTTATGCTCTCGGCGATGCGGTGCCCGACCCGCAAGGCAACCTGGGAATCTGCATCGACCATGATGACAGCGAATTCATCCCCGCCGTAGCGGTAAGCCGAGTCGACGTCCTGGCGGATGCAGCCTTGCAGGGTAGCCCCTACCTTTTCGAGCAAACGATCCCCCGCCGCGTGCCCGTGTTTGTCGTTGAACTGTTTGAATGCCTCGAGATCGAGAAGAATGAGGGAAAGCGGCCATTGCTGTCTGGAGGCGCGTACGATCTCCTGATCGAGAACCGCAAAGAACTGCCTCCTGTTGAAAAGCCCTGTCAGAACATCCGTGATCGAGAGCTTCAACAGTTCGAGCGCGCGGTCCCGCTCGAGGATAGCCCTCATGATCTTTGCCTTGAGCTCCGCCAGTTCGAAGGGTTTGCGAAGGAAATCTGTAGCACCCGCATGTATCGCATCGATAAAGGCATATTCTTCGTAACCCGTAATGGCAAAGCACAAAATTTGGGGTTGAAGCTTGCGCGCCTCGCGGATCAATTCCAGACCATCGACATGTGGCATACGAAGATCGCAGATAAGAAAGGTGTGCAATCCCTCTTCGATCACTTTCAGCGCTTCAACCGGTTTCGAGCACCTATCCACCCTGTACCCCCAGCGGGAAATGGCTTCCTGCAGTACTTGCAGGAATTGTGGATTGTCATCGATAAGAAGAAAGCGCTCGTTTGCGAGATCAACTTGTTTTTCCATGCTATCCGCCACGCTATCCGTTTTGCCTTCAGCACAGAACGATGTATGTCCCAACATGGCCCATCATAG
- a CDS encoding hypothetical protein (Evidence 5 : Unknown function) has protein sequence MLGLKNRLSILYAVNPLNEKRTVFSVRSVNYVPKAEIGKQTPNIKPMMGHVGTYIVLC, from the coding sequence ATGTTAGGATTAAAGAATCGTTTATCCATTCTTTACGCGGTGAACCCATTGAATGAGAAAAGGACGGTTTTTTCTGTCCGCTCCGTGAACTATGTTCCAAAGGCGGAAATAGGCAAGCAGACTCCCAACATCAAGCCTATGATGGGCCATGTTGGGACATACATCGTTCTGTGCTGA
- the miaB gene encoding (Dimethylallyl)adenosine tRNA methylthiotransferase MiaB produces the protein MNMIPTIWQPMVFMYRSFYIKTMGCQMNVYDSDMAARMLIRAGWESVDDPRDARLVLINTCSVREKPEHKAVSMLGRMASLKRRRPEMILGMMGCFAQQKGAELLKRCPGLNLVMGPRALGSFPELLARIEKGAAEPLLALGTSDFPFECGLEDDFFKGRVTGFIAVTQGCDNFCSYCIVPYVRGRERSRGPADILSEADALLAEGVKELTLLGQNVNSYRWEDGSIRRFPDLLRAVAEREGLLRLRFTTSHPKDLSDELIACFAELPALCPHIHLPFQAGSDRVLKRMGRRYSREDYLRLVEKLRRAQPAIALTSDVMVGFPGETEKDFAQTLDLIERIQFDNLYSFKYSDRPGTAAAGMDRKISEEEKAARLETLQRIQETITQRRNQTLVGSTVEVLVEGESRRGRQFSGRSGCNRVVNFKYNKKCLGKIIHVRIKESFIHSLRGEPIE, from the coding sequence ATGAATATGATTCCGACTATCTGGCAGCCCATGGTCTTTATGTATCGATCCTTTTATATAAAGACCATGGGCTGCCAGATGAACGTCTACGATTCCGATATGGCCGCCCGCATGCTGATCAGGGCCGGATGGGAGTCTGTCGACGACCCGAGGGACGCTCGACTGGTCCTGATCAACACCTGCTCCGTGCGTGAAAAGCCGGAGCACAAGGCCGTCAGTATGTTGGGCCGGATGGCCTCCCTGAAGCGCCGGCGCCCCGAGATGATCCTCGGGATGATGGGATGCTTCGCTCAGCAGAAGGGGGCTGAGCTCTTGAAGCGTTGCCCGGGCTTGAATCTGGTCATGGGTCCTCGCGCCCTGGGTTCTTTCCCCGAGCTCCTGGCGCGGATCGAAAAAGGAGCGGCGGAGCCGCTGCTCGCGCTCGGCACATCTGATTTCCCGTTCGAATGCGGGCTGGAGGACGACTTTTTCAAGGGGCGGGTGACCGGCTTCATCGCCGTCACGCAGGGATGCGACAACTTCTGCAGCTATTGCATCGTCCCGTATGTGCGGGGGCGGGAGCGCTCGCGCGGCCCCGCCGACATCCTCTCCGAGGCCGACGCCCTGCTGGCCGAGGGTGTCAAAGAGCTCACCCTCTTAGGGCAGAATGTGAATTCCTACCGCTGGGAAGACGGCAGCATCCGGCGATTCCCCGATCTCCTGCGGGCGGTGGCGGAGCGGGAGGGGCTGCTGCGCCTGCGGTTCACCACCTCCCACCCGAAGGACCTCTCGGACGAGTTGATCGCCTGCTTCGCCGAGCTTCCGGCACTCTGCCCGCATATTCACCTGCCGTTTCAGGCGGGGAGCGATCGTGTGCTCAAACGCATGGGACGCCGCTATTCACGGGAAGATTACCTGCGTCTGGTGGAAAAGCTGCGGCGCGCCCAGCCCGCCATCGCCTTGACCAGCGATGTCATGGTCGGTTTCCCCGGCGAGACGGAAAAGGATTTCGCCCAGACGCTCGATCTGATCGAGCGGATCCAGTTCGACAATCTGTACTCCTTTAAGTACAGCGACAGACCGGGCACGGCTGCGGCGGGCATGGACCGGAAGATCTCCGAAGAAGAAAAGGCGGCGAGGCTCGAGACCCTGCAGCGGATTCAGGAGACGATTACCCAGAGACGGAACCAGACTTTGGTAGGATCCACCGTCGAAGTCCTCGTCGAGGGTGAAAGCCGCCGGGGGCGGCAGTTTTCCGGACGTTCAGGCTGCAATAGAGTTGTTAATTTCAAGTATAATAAAAAATGCTTAGGTAAGATTATTCATGTTAGGATTAAAGAATCGTTTATCCATTCTTTACGCGGTGAACCCATTGAATGA
- a CDS encoding hypothetical protein (Evidence 5 : Unknown function) — MNMIPTIWQPMVFMYRSFYIKTMGCQMNEYDSDYLAAHGLYVSILLYKDHGLPDERLRFRYGRPHADQGRMGVCRRPEGRSTGPDQHLLRA, encoded by the coding sequence ATGAATATGATTCCGACTATCTGGCAGCCCATGGTCTTTATGTATCGATCCTTTTATATAAAGACCATGGGCTGCCAGATGAATGAATATGATTCCGACTATCTGGCAGCCCATGGTCTTTATGTATCGATCCTTTTATATAAAGACCATGGGCTGCCAGATGAACGTCTACGATTCCGATATGGCCGCCCGCATGCTGATCAGGGCCGGATGGGAGTCTGTCGACGACCCGAGGGACGCTCGACTGGTCCTGATCAACACCTGCTCCGTGCGTGA
- a CDS encoding conserved hypothetical protein (Evidence 4 : Unknown function but conserved in other organisms) gives MEKETTRRIFRVERREISYIRYTLESYDGMAAVTTLDPREALISVSVAPGCEGEVADLLTSLTMKEGLLIEELDRLKPSIATGEARPRELIARSSAAARGKGGFHIITMGCQMNEYDSDYLAAHGLYVSILLYKDHGLPDE, from the coding sequence ATGGAAAAAGAGACGACTAGACGCATTTTCCGGGTCGAACGCCGCGAGATCAGCTATATCCGCTACACGCTCGAATCCTACGACGGAATGGCAGCCGTGACGACCCTCGATCCCCGGGAGGCGCTGATCTCGGTCAGCGTCGCGCCCGGCTGCGAGGGGGAGGTCGCTGACCTGCTCACATCACTCACCATGAAAGAAGGGCTCTTGATCGAAGAACTGGATCGACTGAAACCATCCATTGCTACGGGGGAGGCTCGGCCACGGGAGCTCATCGCTCGATCCAGTGCTGCCGCCCGCGGAAAAGGCGGCTTCCACATCATTACCATGGGCTGCCAGATGAATGAATATGATTCCGACTATCTGGCAGCCCATGGTCTTTATGTATCGATCCTTTTATATAAAGACCATGGGCTGCCAGATGAATGA
- the ppnK gene encoding putative inorganic polyphosphate/ATP-NAD kinase (Evidence 3 : Putative function from multiple computational evidences), which translates to MNDNLQALTKPGSSVGIIFKHHHEPARQAARELGEWFRNCGIQVYTEEMVAVGSRYHPEEETTSIPKTVDWVVVLGGDGTLLGAARRVGRYGVPLLGVNLGGLGFLTATPLRDLYTVIALMIGGRLEVERRSMLETRVHRGGREVCRFQVLNDVVINKGALARIIDLDVRINDSPLTTFRADGLIISTPTGSTAYNLSAGGPIVYPTLACFILAPICPFTLTNRPIIVPSRDTTIHITMGKESEERVLLTFDGQIGFELQYGDRVSIAEAGQGIRLLLPPYHNYFKLLRRKLMWGGATYNGKRDD; encoded by the coding sequence ATGAACGATAATCTGCAGGCCCTGACGAAACCGGGTTCCTCGGTTGGCATTATTTTTAAACACCACCATGAACCGGCGCGGCAGGCGGCGAGGGAACTCGGAGAATGGTTCCGAAACTGCGGCATCCAGGTCTACACCGAAGAGATGGTTGCGGTGGGCTCCCGCTACCACCCTGAGGAGGAAACGACCTCGATACCCAAAACGGTCGACTGGGTGGTTGTCCTTGGCGGCGATGGGACGCTGCTGGGTGCAGCCAGGCGGGTGGGACGCTACGGTGTTCCCCTCCTCGGAGTCAATCTCGGTGGATTGGGCTTCCTCACCGCGACCCCGCTCCGCGACCTTTACACCGTCATCGCCCTGATGATCGGCGGGCGGCTGGAGGTGGAGAGGCGTTCCATGCTCGAAACGCGCGTGCATCGCGGGGGGAGGGAGGTCTGCCGTTTCCAGGTCCTGAACGATGTCGTCATCAACAAGGGGGCGCTGGCGCGGATCATCGATCTCGATGTCCGGATCAACGACTCCCCGCTGACAACCTTTCGCGCGGACGGTCTCATCATCTCCACCCCCACCGGATCGACCGCCTACAATCTATCCGCAGGGGGGCCGATTGTGTATCCCACGCTCGCATGCTTCATCCTGGCGCCCATTTGCCCCTTCACTCTGACCAACCGCCCGATCATCGTACCCAGCCGGGATACGACCATCCACATCACGATGGGGAAGGAGAGCGAGGAGCGGGTCTTGTTGACCTTCGACGGGCAGATCGGGTTTGAACTCCAGTACGGGGACAGGGTCTCCATCGCCGAAGCCGGTCAGGGGATCCGGCTGCTGTTGCCGCCCTATCACAACTACTTCAAACTCCTGCGCCGGAAGCTGATGTGGGGCGGCGCCACCTATAATGGAAAAAGAGACGACTAG
- the ade gene encoding Adenine deaminase: MNERIELQRRRIASARGHIPADLVLRGGSVVNVFSGGIDVRDLAVKDGVIVGLGEGLRGVEERDVSGDFLLPGFIEGHLHVESSMMMPRSLAAALIPYGATALIADPHEVANVLGMDGIRLMLEDSRAVPFDFFFMAPSCVPATHMETSGAVLHSGDLAPLLYEPRVLGLAEMMNFPGVLAGDEEVLQKIDLFRNRVVDGHSPGLTGRDLQAYLTAGIGSDHESFALAEGREKVEAGMMLMIREGTSARNLLALLPLVSQTNWNRFCLVHDDLHAEELAERGHLDYLLRKAVGLGLDPVTAVRLVTINPAQYFGLRRRGALAPGYRADIVVADDLERFKIKAVFKDGSLVAEGGRLTARWPAPDLPGRPERPSPLRMAPFTSDRLAIAHAGGDARVIELVPGELITRTLLSPVPAAQGRVQTDVGNDILKLCVFERHRESGRIGLGLVRGFGLKRGALASSVAHDSHNVIAVGVDDASIHCAVMRLREIGGGLAAALGDRVLAELPLEVAGLMTRAPFEGLVQKIRTVKEAASELGAQGSEPFMALSFLALPVIPELKLTDRGLVDVNRFAIVPIFPAQEKQKGADTPASGADER, translated from the coding sequence ATGAACGAGCGGATCGAGCTGCAAAGACGACGGATCGCCTCGGCGCGGGGGCATATCCCTGCGGATCTCGTTCTTCGAGGCGGCTCGGTCGTCAACGTTTTTTCGGGCGGGATCGATGTCCGTGATCTTGCGGTCAAAGACGGCGTAATCGTTGGGCTGGGGGAAGGTCTGCGGGGGGTGGAGGAGCGGGATGTCTCCGGGGATTTTCTCCTTCCGGGGTTCATCGAAGGGCACCTGCATGTGGAGAGCAGTATGATGATGCCCCGCTCGCTAGCAGCGGCCCTCATTCCATACGGGGCCACAGCGCTCATCGCCGATCCGCACGAGGTCGCAAACGTGCTCGGCATGGACGGCATCCGCCTGATGCTGGAAGACAGCCGTGCCGTCCCTTTCGATTTCTTCTTCATGGCCCCTTCCTGTGTACCTGCAACGCACATGGAAACCTCCGGGGCGGTGCTTCACTCAGGGGATCTCGCCCCCCTTCTGTACGAACCCAGGGTCCTCGGTCTGGCCGAGATGATGAACTTCCCTGGGGTCCTCGCCGGAGACGAAGAGGTCCTCCAGAAGATCGATCTCTTTCGCAATCGCGTCGTTGACGGGCACAGCCCCGGCTTGACCGGAAGGGATCTGCAGGCCTACCTCACGGCCGGGATCGGCTCGGACCATGAGAGCTTCGCGCTCGCCGAGGGCCGTGAGAAGGTGGAAGCAGGCATGATGCTGATGATCCGGGAAGGGACGAGCGCTCGGAACCTGCTGGCGCTGCTGCCGCTCGTCAGCCAGACGAACTGGAACCGTTTCTGTCTCGTGCACGATGATCTGCACGCCGAGGAACTTGCGGAGCGCGGGCATCTCGATTACCTGCTGAGGAAGGCTGTGGGTCTTGGCCTTGATCCGGTCACGGCGGTTCGCCTGGTGACCATCAACCCCGCCCAATATTTCGGTTTGCGTCGCAGGGGGGCGCTGGCGCCGGGGTATCGGGCGGATATCGTCGTGGCAGATGACCTCGAGCGGTTCAAGATCAAGGCGGTGTTCAAGGACGGAAGCCTCGTGGCGGAGGGGGGGCGCCTGACGGCGCGCTGGCCCGCGCCCGATTTACCCGGGAGGCCGGAGCGGCCGAGTCCTCTCCGGATGGCGCCTTTCACGTCCGATCGGCTGGCCATCGCGCATGCCGGCGGCGATGCCCGAGTGATCGAATTGGTTCCAGGGGAGCTGATCACCCGGACCCTTCTCAGCCCTGTTCCGGCCGCGCAAGGCAGGGTGCAGACCGACGTCGGAAATGATATCCTGAAGCTGTGCGTATTCGAGCGGCACAGGGAGAGTGGAAGGATCGGGCTCGGGCTGGTCCGGGGCTTCGGCCTCAAGCGGGGCGCATTGGCATCCTCCGTGGCCCACGATTCCCACAACGTGATCGCTGTCGGCGTGGACGATGCCTCGATTCACTGTGCGGTCATGCGCCTCCGGGAGATCGGCGGCGGCCTGGCGGCGGCCCTCGGAGACCGCGTCCTTGCAGAGCTGCCGCTGGAGGTAGCGGGGCTGATGACCCGTGCACCATTCGAAGGACTCGTACAAAAGATCAGGACGGTCAAAGAGGCCGCATCCGAGCTGGGCGCTCAGGGCTCGGAACCTTTCATGGCGCTCTCTTTTCTTGCGCTGCCCGTCATTCCGGAACTCAAGCTGACGGATCGGGGGCTCGTCGATGTGAACCGCTTCGCTATTGTGCCGATTTTCCCGGCCCAGGAGAAGCAAAAGGGCGCCGACACCCCCGCGAGCGGAGCCGATGAACGATAA
- a CDS encoding conserved hypothetical protein (Evidence 4 : Unknown function but conserved in other organisms), translating into MREPFVPFMQNNLEPRSVLIACGLPASYKTETTEVIADLLGYTILRSDLIRLEVLKNEDIFDEKVAANFQKRTLVYDEMFRRAHELASQGQGIILDATFVTQSLRRRAAEVAAVAGMGLVIQQTQCPREVSLSRISKRTKENYESNALTEQAYDNNVKKFEPVDLDDLLGLHPSTPFMHLLVDTTSDLTEEWLVIDRQRRP; encoded by the coding sequence ATGCGTGAACCTTTTGTCCCTTTCATGCAGAATAATCTGGAGCCGCGCAGCGTCCTGATCGCCTGCGGGCTTCCTGCAAGCTACAAGACCGAGACGACCGAGGTCATCGCAGACCTACTGGGCTACACGATCCTGCGCTCCGATCTCATCCGCCTGGAGGTTTTGAAGAACGAAGACATCTTTGACGAGAAGGTCGCAGCGAACTTTCAGAAGCGGACCCTCGTCTATGACGAAATGTTCCGGCGCGCTCACGAACTGGCTTCGCAGGGGCAGGGGATCATTCTAGACGCAACCTTCGTGACCCAGTCGCTCAGAAGGCGGGCTGCGGAAGTGGCCGCCGTGGCCGGCATGGGCCTGGTCATTCAGCAGACCCAGTGCCCACGCGAGGTGTCGTTGAGTCGGATCTCCAAGCGGACCAAGGAAAACTACGAATCCAACGCGTTGACCGAGCAGGCCTACGACAACAATGTGAAGAAATTCGAGCCGGTCGATCTCGACGACCTGCTGGGGCTCCATCCATCGACCCCGTTCATGCACCTGCTGGTGGACACGACATCCGATCTCACCGAGGAATGGCTGGTGATCGACCGTCAAAGGAGGCCATGA
- a CDS encoding hypothetical protein (Evidence 5 : Unknown function): protein MVFFANLSVNLHVCLCGELQVASAEALDLLGVGKTGVGRFTRSRRARLVVASVHSFLR from the coding sequence ATGGTCTTTTTTGCCAATCTCAGCGTCAATCTGCACGTTTGTTTGTGCGGCGAGCTGCAGGTCGCCTCCGCAGAAGCGCTTGATTTGCTTGGTGTTGGCAAAACCGGGGTTGGCCGCTTCACCAGGTCCCGGCGTGCCAGGCTGGTGGTTGCAAGCGTCCATTCATTTTTGAGGTGA
- a CDS encoding hypothetical protein (Evidence 5 : Unknown function), with product MVFFANLGVNLHVCLCGDLQVASAQTLDFLDIGKKSSFPDRRHFVASXRKWSFLPISASICTFXCAATCRSPPHKRLISLILAKNPHFRIDAIL from the coding sequence ATGGTCTTTTTTGCCAATCTCGGCGTCAATCTGCACGTTTGTTTGTGCGGCGACCTGCAGGTCGCCTCCGCACAAACGCTTGATTTCCTTGATATTGGCAAAAAATCCTCATTTCCGGATAGACGCCATTTTGTAGCTTCCNGNCGGAAATGGTCTTTTTTGCCAATCTCNGCGTCAATCTGCACGTTTGNTTGTGCGGCGACCTGCAGGTCGCCTCCGCACAAACGCTTGATTTCCTTGATATTGGCAAAAAATCCTCATTTCCGGATAGACGCCATTTTGTAG